The genomic region atcccaatttgtgatagaacttctggccagccccgcttcaagtgtcctgtcagaaaggaccttcagtgcagcagtaggtattgtcactgagaagagaagtcgcctaggtcaaaaaagtctagattagctcacctttattaagatgaatgagggatggatcccgaagggtctgacagtgggcgatacattcgactaaaaaaggcctgatgagatgagctgccttgggctaaaaatggtccacacgctgctgtattttagctctgaatgccggttgacttgcgtgacttatccgccaccaactagggttcaagccgcaatgtttcagggcactttctgcctgggaaactaACATCagtttttatggccgctgctacagcagcggctgcaacaatacctaatttttcaggcatgtgtacatgcctaatttttcggccctctggtgctgcactgtggcttcaaaaaacaaaccaaaaaaaaggcacataacagggattaaactgataggaatagtactacttaacacaccactcctatctggtggcacattagattgcacgtgcagtgtcccaaatttgaagtaggaggaccgaccaagcatctttttccatctcccggttcctaaaatcgatgccatatccacgtcccctgatagggcgccagctcgttattctcttgggcgccagctcgttattctcttttttacttcactagggacactttactgcactatgggcacttagacccactctttgtcttgcacactgttattcctagccagcatctgtgatgggaaatcaggcagtcatctaaacgtttagattgagctttagcttagaacacccttgaaggtgtttaaggagattagggctagtttagaggctagcttagacctctctgggtctttatTGCCCTTCTAccaatccagcatttctggaaactagctaagagaaagggtggctgtgtgtctgtgatacatttaactttatatcaccttattgacactttatcactccggtctccatactctctgcctatacccatctatttagagggaatttccttgcccctgccaatattatataataggtaatagtattaccattattacacaattaggtctctgaggacaggtgtcaatccatatctgccaagtgaccctatgtagggggaacagtctctattctgctctgtgtcggtgtgtatcagggatccttaggataggtgtcaatccatatctgccaagtgaccctatatagggggaacagtctctattctgctctgtgtcagtgtgtatcatggtctctgaggacaggtgtcaatccatacctgccaagtgaccctatgcagggggaacagtctctattctgctctgtgtcagtgtgtatcatgatctctgaggacagttgtcaatccatatctgccaagtgaccctatgtagggggaacagtccctattctgctctgtcagtgtgtatcagggatccttaggacaggtgtcaatccatatctgccaagtgaccctatgtagggggaacagtctctattctgctctgtgtcagtgtgtatcatggtctctgaggacaggtgtcaatccatatctgccaagtgaccctatgtagggggaacagtctctattctgctctgtgtcagtgtgtatcatggtctctgaggacaggtgtcaatccatatctgccaagtgaccctatgtagggggaactgtctctattctgctctgtgtcagtgtgtatcagggatccttagtataggtgtcaatccatatctgccaagtgactctatgtaggaggaacagtccctattctgctctgtgtcagtgtgtatcaggctctgaggacaggtgtcaatccatatgtcaaggtgtcaatatgtcatatgtcaggtgtcaatccatatccattgtgatttaggaatgttaggtgatttatgccctttatggattaaaactggactctgcatcaactgtgtaattttccatgggagttttgccatggatccccctccggcatgccacagtccaggtgttagtccccttgaaacaacttttccatcacttttgtgtccagaaagagtccctgtgggttttaaaattcgcctgcccattgaagtcaatggcggttcgcccggttcgccggttcgccggttcgcgaacgtttgcggaagttcccgttcatggttcgcgaaccgaaaattttgtgttcacgacatcactagatatgagtgtcaatgtgcactggcagaggttggcagagtacacgctgtaggcctgacacctgcttgaagacaactaactgctattcaatctattacagtgaaaaaaaagttttggggtttttaaatgcacgctattgtgacaccagatatgagtggcactgtgcactggcagaggttggcagagtatacactgtatgcctgacacacacgcttgaagacaactaactgctattcaatctattacagtgaaaaaaaaaatgtttttaaatgcaagctattgtgacaccagatatgagtggtggcactgggcaagtgggcacagtatccactgtgagcctgacacagaagctggcaggcaggcaactgcaattagattacacaggaaaaaaaagcagactgatgttttagccctaaaaagggctttttggggtgctgtccttacagcagagatcagatgagtccttcaggactgtagtggacactgaatacactagcctagctatccatttccctatcaaaatagcagcagctacactttccctcctctatctaagaatgcagcttcagaatgaatctaaaatggatgctgtacaggaggtgggagggtctggaagggagggtctgctgctgattggctggaatgtgtctgctgactgtgaggcacagggtcaaagtttactcaatgatgacgaatagggggcggattgaaccgcgcatgtgttcgcccgccgtggcgaacgcgaacacgctatgttcgccaggaactattcgccagcgaacagttcggtacatcactatccctGAATTAATCTGCATTAGTCATTAGAGTGTGCCCTTTATTAAATGAATTACATCCTTGTATTTTGCCTTTATACTGCACCTAACTTCATTTGCTGATCCTGCTAGGGCTCACTGCATGCCTTGGACTGTTTCAGCCTGGAATCTGGGCACTGTTTGTCTGTGTTTCTCCACTGCAGCCTGGTGGTTTGTGTGAGGCAGACGACGTGGCTAATTTCCCATGCTTGGAGAACTGATGGGTTATTCAAGATCACCTTGacctttggactggtgggggtcatTCGAGTCCTCTAAAGCATCGTCCTTAAACTAGTTTCACACTACAGGGCCCCTGTGTTAGGTCACGAGAGCACATGCTACtcacccaaaatggcggatgtCCATGACATGATGGCTCCTCAAGGCCGTGACAAGCAAGTGCACTCTCCTTGCGGATTTATGGCCCGCTTTGACTAACTGTGCACAATATTCTGGTTTTGCGTGAGGTCAAGATAGAGGATGGAGGCTGGAGCAAATATGCAAGCACGACTATGCCATATCAGAGATACCCTTTAAGTTTGTGACGGTGTATACCTATAACCACCGAGGTGTACCTATACCTGACATAGCCAACTCACATGAAAGAGCAATACACCAACACATTAAGTTTTTCTGTATGACATAACCTGACTCGCCTCTCTTCCTGGGGGCTGATAGATGGCTGTTTGTATCTACCGGTTGACCCTCAGCATGACAGATCTCTGCCAGGGCTGTGCCTCTGCCTTCCTTTCTGGCTCACATACATAACCTCCAAATCAGACATAGGCTAAGGACTACAAACTGCTCTAGGAACTCATCCAGCTTACAACTAGATCTATGTCGTCCTACTGTATGATCTGACCACACAGTTTatagttaattcttatttgtctGTGTTTTTTGTAACTCTCATTTCATGATGAGTACGTATTAGTTACACAGGGACCTTACTCTCAGTACCACTCGATAAAGGGTTCTTGAGCCCTTCTATCGGCTCTAATTAAATGCTGAAGAAAGTAAATGAGCATgagttattatcattattattgccattttatatagtgtcaacagattccgtagcgctttacaatattatgagaggggggatttaactataaatagaacaattataagaaaacttacaggaacgataggttgaagaagacactgctcaaacaagcttacagtctacagaaggtggggtataaaatacaataataggacaggaaatagcaatcaaataaggtaagagagagtagagtgctgccctttaggagggaGCACGAGaccggtatgtgaggtagaggttactcttgcaggccataagctttcctaaagagatgggttttaggcACTTTGTAAATTATTAAAGACTAGGGAGTCTGATGGcattaggcaggctattccataggaagggagctgcctgtGAGCGTGAGTTggtcgtacgggtgcgagcagcggacaggagaaggagaaggggcatacctatggatctgtgaagcgaTATGAGGgcctagaattgttcagtgctttataagtatgggttaacactttgaattgactcctataggatacaggaagccaatgtaaggactgacagaggggtgaggtgtaagaggaccaacaagagaggaaaatcagtctggtggcagcattcgttacagactgtagcggggcaatacggcttttgggaagaccaattaagagagggttacaataatccatgcaggaaattactagagcatggacaagctccttggtagcatcttgtgtaagaaagggacggatgcgggctatgtttttaagatggaatcgacaggttttagaaACAAACTGGAcatgaggcgcaaaggtgagTCCAGAATCAGAAGTGACAGTTATACATATCTATCTTATTTTTCTTTCTCACTTGCATCTAATTGTCTTTGCAAGCAAATATCCAAATATTTATCATGCTCTTAAACCTGCAGCATTTTTAGCAATGTACCATTAATCTTTATTGTCATTTGAAATTGTATTATTTCTCTAACCACCTGCATACTTATCTCTGcgctacaaaaaaaaagaatgtaaacaaaaaaattaacttaCGAAATATCTGTCTGCTTGTGTCTTATTTTTGTACTGCAGTCTGCCTGTCTTCCTGCAGCTCGGCACATTAACCACggctgtcagtggctgagctttGTATGTTCGGGGCTAAGCCAGAATATATGGTAGAATTGTGGACAGGCTTATTGTGCACAGTGCTGCAAAACATTGATGTTATTTTTGCAaagttatatatatttgtgtatgtatatttgagCATACAGTATATTAATGAAGCCAAACCTTAGGATGTCTGTTAAAGTTGGGCTGGTGACCAGCTTATCCCATTAACACCTTTTCAATTCTAACAGCTGTTACCTGATAAACCTGACTATATTGTAAGCAGCCAGCATTCGGGCATTTATGTAAGAAAGCTTTTAGGgtgtttaaatataaaacattaaacataAAATGTGTGTACATTACGCtcagtgatgacagtatcctcTTCCTGTTATATACCAAGAAAATCAAAAGAATAAGGAGGACAGAACCACTTGATATATAAGAATGTATAACGTACTACCTCCCATATGAGGTTAAGGTTTGATGTCAAACTATCTCAAAAATAGCAATTCAAATTTGACATATGACTagatgaaaaatatttataacacaaATGCATTACAATAAAAAGCCTTTCGGCATCTATTCGGCAAGACAGCAATCTGTGGGATGGTAACAATGAGTCTGTAtagtacaataaacaatacagttGTTTACACATCTAtgcttgcagatattgtatgtaacATTAACCTCAATGTCACATGTACCTTATTATTCATTGCCTATGTATGTCTAAGGTCCTGCATGTCTACCTTCTGTTACCTTGGCTGTccaaaaataaagagaaacaaaaataaacttactAAAAGGCAGGACTTTAGAGTATGTCTCATACTGACTCTCCTCTGAGCCTTAGTCAAAGGGATCAAAGTCCCAGCTCAGGAATAAGAAGGAAGTATTCACAGGGGGAGGATGGAATGTGACAAAATAAAGAAGGATGAGGTGTTTGAATAAAATGTGATATGAGATATaggaaaatataacaaaatgaggCTTTTGGAGAGAAATATAATAAGGTGAAAAATATGGAGCAAATTATAGCTTTGTGAAGAAACATGGAGTTAAAAAATgtgttcctcttctctccctctctcatctgttcttcatttattcatgtctgctctagttttctttaaaacacaagacaaagtagggacttccCCTAGATATGATTGACAAAgcgtgcatgaaaaaaaaaaactggtttcactttcaaactgatgtgatttaccttaaataattgtatctcaatctctaaattgaactttaatcacatacaggaggctcttgcagggtctagcaagctattaacatagcaggggataagaaaatcttaattaaacagaacttgcaataaagaaagcctaaatagggctctctttacaggaagtgtttatggaaggctgtgcaagtcacatgcagggaggtgtgactagggttcataaacaaagggatttaactcctaaatggcagaggattgagcagtgaggctgcaggggcatgttctatacaccaaaactgcttcattaagctaaagttgttcagatgactatagtgttcctttaagtaattaTTCACTTAAGAGGAAATTGCACTTTGCCGAAAACACACCCATAGGAAAAAAATCACTCAAATACATAAAGCTATACTTTTGTTTaggttggaggaaagatgagacaagggggatatgatagaaacatttaaatacataaagggaatcaacaaagtaaaggaggaaactatatttaaaagaagaaaaactaccacaacaagagtacattagaggggcaaaggtttaaaaataatatcaggaagtgttactttactgagagggtagtggatgcatggaatagccttccagctgaagtggtagaggttaacacagtaaaggagtttaagcatgcgtgggataggcataaggctatcctaactataagataaagtatttagaaaattgggcagactagatgggccaaatggttcttatctgccatcacattctatgtttctatccaggGTTGCATATTTAGATAATTACCCTTTAAGTACTTTAATAATCTTTAACAGTTGATCCATAACAGGGTCCTTTAACAGTCAAGTTGTATTCGGAGATACTTTTAAACAGAAAACAAACTTTTTGATATAATTGCGGAGCAATTCATCCCTAAACCCATAAATCAGGGGGCTGAGGGTCCGAGGCAGGCACATGAGGAATAGGAAGCTAAATTTTGTTGCTATCTGAATATATTCTTTAGAATGCATTTCTATAAAATTGTGGACAAAGGCACTCATGCATAACAGGAGCTGAAAGGCGTGGAGCAGAATGGTTTTGCCAGCTTTAGAAGCCGATGAATTTTTCGACTCAATGTTTACAGCAATTAACATAATCTGGATATATGTGAAAATGACAATCAGCCCCACCAACACGAAGCTCGATATATCAGCGACAGCATTTATAATTTGCTTCTCTTCAGTTTTTAAGAAAATCCTTTGGGAACATTTAACACTAAGCAAATAGAAATTAGTATTTTCATTTTGAACCATAATGAAGAAATCTGTAATGTTTGGAAGAAACCCAATGATCCATATCACTGCAACAGCAACAAGAGAGTTATGTCTGGTACAAGCCTCCATGTGTCGTAGTGGGAAACATATAACCACGTAGCGTTCCAGAGACATGACCGCAAGATTGTATGGGGTCACCTTGAACGATGCCGCTAGCACGTTTACTATGATGTAGCAGATCGGCACTGGGATGTACAGTGGGACAAAGAGTGCAGACAACAATAGAAAAATGCACAGAGAGACAAATATTGTGTCAACGATAAGCATATGAGCAAATAGTAAATAGCGAGGTTTCTCCCGGACTTGAGcaacagagaaaaaaattatCAGAAGCACGGTCgcaaagtacaaaaaaaacaaaaaggatagtaTCATAAGGATTAAGAAAACTGGTATCATTATTTCATACAAATCGCTAATAAATGTAGAGGTTTGGGTCGTATTGCTGTATGGTGAATTTGCCGGTGTGAAATTCATGCTGTTCATTCCTTCCAGGTAGGACTTTGTTGGAATCTGTGAAAGTTTATAGTTTGCAAATAAGGTCTCGGCAACCAAAGAACATATATTCCTGCATTGAATTCGCTTAATTTcattactaaaaataaaaaaagaaataaatgaaaataaaaatatatttattacatttaaataaatggagtgcAATTTAAGGACATATAGGGATTTCAAAATGTTATCAATCGCTAAATAAAATTgataaaaatagttaaaatataGTATAAAATACCTATTAGTGGAGCGCTATAAATGTCTGAGGTAGGGGTTCCTTTAACTTTCCCCACGAATACAGTATTAGAATATACTTGAAGATACATAATATgagaaagaagaagaaagaacAATAATAGTGTAGACAGTCTAAAAATTGCAACCAACTGTAGagcaaaacatagaaacatagaaacatagaatgtgacggccgataagaaccattcggcccatctagtctgcccagttttctaaatactttcattagtccctggcattatcttatagttaggatagccttatgcctatcccacgcatgcttaaactcctttactgtgttaacctctaccacttcagctggaaggctattccatgcatccactaccctctcagtaaagtaatacttcctgatattatttttaaacctttgtccttcttattttagactatgtcctctggttgtggtagtttttcttattttaaatatagtctcctcctttactgtgttgattccctttatgtatttaaatgtttctatcatatcccccctgtctcgtctttccaccaagctatacatgttaagatcctttaacctttcctggtaagttttatcctgcaatccatgaaccagtttagtagcccttctttgaactctctctaaggtatcaatatccttctgaagatatggtctacagtactgtgtacagtactccaagtgaggtctcaccagtgttctgtacaatggcatgagcacttccctctttctactgctaatacctctccctatacaaccaagcattctgctagcatttcctgctgctctattacattgtctgcctacctttaagtcctcagaaataatcacccctaaatccctttcctcagatgttgaggttaggactctatcaaatattctgtactctgcccttgggtttttacgtccaagatgcattatcttgcacttatccacattaaatgtcagttgccacaactctgaccatttttctagtttacctaaatcatttgccatttggcttatccctcctggaacatcaaccctgttacatatcttggtatcatccgcaaaaagacacaccttaccatcaagaccttctgcaatatcactaataaaaatattaaagagaatgggtccaagtacagatccctgaggtaccccactggtgacaagcccaagcttcgaatatactccattgactacaaccctctgttgcctgtcactcagccactgccttacccattcaacaatattggaatccaaactcaaagattgcagtttattgataagccttctatgtgcaacagtgttaaaagccttactgaaatctaggtaagcaatgtctactgcaccaccctgatctataattttagttacccaatcaaaaaaatcaataagattagtttggcatgatctccctgaagtaaacccatgttgtctctgatcttgaaatccatgtgtttttagatgttcaacaatcctatcctttaacatggtttccatcactttccccactactgaagtaaggcttactggcctatagttgcccgactcctccctattacctttcttgtgaaggggcacaacattcgctaacttccaatcttctgggactactcctgttaacaatgattggttaaataaatctgttaatggttttgctagtacaccactaagctcttttaatagctttgggtgtattccatcaggtcccattgacttatttgtctttacttttgacagttgaaatagaacctcttcctctgtaaactcacgtgtaataaatgactcatttatcctttttttaacagaggtccctttccttcattttcagctgtaaataccgaacaaaaatattcattgaggcagtcagctagacctttatcctcatctacataccttccttcttttgtttttaatctaactaatccttgttttacttttcttttctcatttatgtatctaaaaaaagttttgtccccctttttactgactgtgctattttctcttctgtgtgtgatttggaagctcttataacttgcttagcctctttctgcctaatcttataggtcgttctgtcttcctcactctgggtttttttataattactaaatgctaactttttgttttttactattttggccacatctgcggagtaccacagtggtttcttgaattttttgcttttactgacaagcctaatgcaattttctgttgccttcagtagtgcagcttttaaataatcccatttattttggactccatttaaattgctccagtctgataatgactcctttacacatattctaattttagaaaagtctgtttttctaaagtctaaaacttttgtttttgtgtggtgtgactcagtcactgttcttatattaaaccacactgactgatgatcactggatcctaaactttcacctacagtaatatctggtaccaaatctccatttgttaacactaaatctagtatggcctctttacgagttggctcctcaacgacttgttttagagacaatcccagtagggagtttagaatatgtgtgcttctggcacaagtagctatttttgttttccaattcacatcaggaagattaaagtcacccatggtgataacttcccccttcattgtcattttagctatttcttcaactagtagattatctaactcttcaatttgtcctgggggcctataaatcacacctacacgaactactatGTTCTGGGGCCTATATAATATTGGCTCTGTAAGGTGGGCCTTTTTGCTCTTAGGGCACATCACTGGTACGATAATATCTCCTCCAAAGGGGATATAAGAAGAGAAGCGACCAATGTGTAGTTTTGTAAACTTATAGACTTAAAATCGTATGGTAAGTATTGTGCTCACCATTTTTAGAGCCTTCAATTCCTGACTCTAAGGCTAATAAGCAGAGTGCCAATTTCCTGGGGATGGCTCCTCCACCCCAATGAAGATTCTCTGAGGCTTCAAAGGACTTAATGGGATAACATATACAAATGTATTGtttacaataaaaacatataaagttAAAAAGTCCAATTCTGCCTAAACGCATTTCACTCATCCATGAGCTTTTTCCGTAAGCTGCAGTGTAGCCTCAAGAATCTTCTGTCTTTTAAATGTCCGGTAGGTCCCCTAGGCCCTTCTTCTTTAGGTCACGTGTGGTTAGATTAACCAATCCTCCGTCCATATTCCATACCATACCATCAGACAATTATCTTCACCTATGTTTTAAAACTCTCTATAAGCTAATTGTATTTGCCACTTTTTGTTAGTGGTAGTTAGTGGTGCCGGTTAGTggtttggactgaa from Pelobates fuscus isolate aPelFus1 chromosome 1, aPelFus1.pri, whole genome shotgun sequence harbors:
- the LOC134585578 gene encoding odorant receptor 131-2-like, translated to MLIVDTIFVSLCIFLLLSALFVPLYIPVPICYIIVNVLAASFKVTPYNLAVMSLERYVVICFPLRHMEACTRHNSLVAVAVIWIIGFLPNITDFFIMVQNENTNFYLLSVKCSQRIFLKTEEKQIINAVADISSFVLVGLIVIFTYIQIMLIAVNIESKNSSASKAGKTILLHAFQLLLCMSAFVHNFIEMHSKEYIQIATKFSFLFLMCLPRTLSPLIYGFRDELLRNYIKKFVFCLKVSPNTT